One genomic window of Solanum stenotomum isolate F172 chromosome 9, ASM1918654v1, whole genome shotgun sequence includes the following:
- the LOC125875990 gene encoding scarecrow-like transcription factor PAT1: MQASRRRRTAMSNTLYCEPVQKAEAYCLPRFQTLESHLSYINGSLGGNHSFQTYRDRYCMLEASSATGSYAVYHSPSTASFSSNGSTTCNQESQPYLSDIRQSPETTNYGSPISGSCITDDATDFMHKLKELETVMLGPDADFQESYDNSLASSIASSEIDSWRQMMLAIPRRDLKQVLIACAKAVSDGELVTAQVLISELRQMVSVSGEPIQRLGAYILEGLVARLGASGSSICKSLRCKEPASFELLSYMHVLYEICPYFKFGYMSANGAIAEAMKDENRVHIIDFQIAQGSQWVPMIQAFAARPGGPPHIRITGIDDSTSAYARGGGLDIVGQRLSKLAKTFKVPFEFHPAAMSGSDVQLKNLGIQSGEALAVNFAFTLHHMPDESVSTENHRDRLLRMVKNLNPKVVTLVEQESNTNTAAFFPRFLETLDYYSAMFESIDMTLPRGHKERINVEQHCLARDVVNIIACEGIERVERHELLGKWKSRFRMAGFNPYPLSSLVNATIKTLLESYSDKYRLEERDGALYLGWMNRDLVASCAWK, from the coding sequence ATGCAAGCATCACGGCGCAGAAGAACAGCCATGTCTAATACTCTTTACTGTGAACCTGTGCAGAAGGCAGAGGCCTACTGTCTGCCTCGGTTTCAAACTTTAGAAAGCCATTTGAGCTACATTAATGGCAGCCTTGGAGGTAATCACTCCTTTCAGACTTATCGTGACCGCTATTGCATGCTGGAGGCATCTTCTGCCACTGGAAGCTACGCTGTTTACCACTCACCATCAACTGCTAGTTTCTCATCAAATGGAAGCACGACTTGCAATCAAGAATCTCAGCCGTACCTGTCAGATATTCGCCAATCCCCTGAGACAACTAACTATGGCTCCCCCATTAGTGGATCTTGTATTACAGATGATGCGACTGATTTCATGCACAAGCTAAAGGAATTGGAAACAGTAATGCTGGGACCTGATGCGGACTTCCAGGAAAGTTATGATAATTCCTTGGCAAGCAGTATAGCCTCCTCAGAAATTGATAGCTGGAGGCAAATGATGTTGGCCATACCTAGACGGGATTTGAAACAGGTGCTTATTGCTTGCGCAAAAGCAGTTTCTGATGGTGAATTAGTAACTGCACAAGTGTTGATATCTGAGTTGCGTCAAATGGTATCAGTGTCAGGGGAACCAATTCAGAGACTGGGAGCATACATCTTGGAAGGGCTTGTTGCAAGGTTGGGTGCATCAGGAAGTTCCATATGCAAATCCTTGAGATGCAAAGAACCCGCAAGTTTTGAGCTGTTGTCTTATATGCACGTTCTTTATGAGATTTGCCCTTACTTCAAATTTGGGTACATGTCAGCTAATGGTGCCATTGCAGAAGCAATGAAAGACGAAAATAGAGTCCATATAATTGATTTTCAAATTGCTCAAGGGAGCCAGTGGGTACCTATGATCCAAGCTTTTGCAGCTCGTCCTGGAGGACCCCCACATATCCGCATAACAGGCATTGATGATTCCACCTCAGCATATGCTCGTGGAGGAGGCCTTGATATCGTGGGGCAGAGGCTTTCCAAACTCGCTAAGACTTTCAAGGTGCCTTTTGAGTTTCATCCTGCTGCCATGTCGGGTTCTGATGTTCAGCTAAAAAACCTTGGAATTCAATCTGGAGAAGCACTGGCAGTGAATTTTGCTTTCACATTACATCACATGCCAGATGAAAGTGTGAGCACTGAAAATCATCGGGATAGACTATTACGGATGGTCAAAAACCTCAACCCCAAGGTGGTTACCCTTGTTGAGCAAGAATCTAATACAAACACTGCTGCTTTCTTTCCTCGATTTCTTGAAACCTTGGATTATTATTCAGCCATGTTTGAATCAATCGATATGACTCTTCCAAGGGGACACAAGGAACGCATCAACGTTGAGCAGCATTGTTTGGCGAGGGACGTTGTTAACATCATAGCCTGTGAAGGGATTGAAAGGGTAGAACGACATGAACTTCTTGGTAAGTGGAAGTCGCGGTTTAGAATGGC
- the LOC125877849 gene encoding zinc finger CCCH domain-containing protein 18-like, producing MSMDFSESTKVVYNRIQKLESEHVSKIIGYLLYRDHGEQDMIRLAFCPDNVIHSLINKAKNSLGLSPKPAISGPLSPPLKFGLFSSASPHPFTNHQVGNPYLEHQGPAENRPIHNLDLLPVGCSNPMTDEHQLQNQLQFLSLDDHSDHNFVGRTFGPRSCRRSSSLPEIPVKICHYFNKGYCKHGNNCRYVHGYPTPESFSQVFNGNLNDVVTDEHVISPGSLEKLEMELTQLLKSKEGDPVSIASLPMLYHEMFGRTLQAEGYLTESQRHGKAGYSLTKLLARLRNSIRVIDRPHGQHAVILAKDIHKYLECSGERNEHGAIVADSRQIYLTFPAESTFSEQDVSNYFSHFGPVQDVRIPCQQKRMFGFVTFAYTETVKQILSRGNPHLVCDARVLVKPYREKSKFVDRKCPEKAYQASCYNHFSNAESEHQSLHRRAIEFEKRRFQELQHHQMRVGYSVEDLKLASEGNSEQLEFPSTEGFSYVLDVWNNGSTSNNKTRHVKTNHYDQESGRGLNLPDSPFASPTRNSI from the exons ATGAGCATGGATTTCTCCGAGTCTACGAAAGTTGTATATAATCGAATTCAGAAACTAGAGTCAGAACATGTGAGTAAGATCATTGGTTATCTCCTCTATCGTGATCATGGTGAGCAGGACATGATTAGATTAGCGTTTTGTCCCGACAATGTGATCCATTCGCTTATTAACAAAGCTAAGAATTCTCTTGGATTATCACCCAAACCAGCCATTTCTGGTCCTCTTTCACCCCCCTTGAAATTTGGTCTATTCTCATCAGCTTCACCTCACCCCTTTACGAACCATCAAGTTGGAAATCCGTACTTGGAGCATCAAGGACCAGCTGAAAATCGTCCAATTCATAACTTGGATCTTTTGCCAGTGGGTTGCTCCAATCCTATGACTGATgaacatcaactccaaaatCAACTTCAGTTCTTATCTTTGGATGATCACTCAGACCACAATTTCGTTGGACGTACATTTGGTCCAAGATCATGTCGAAGATCTTCAAGCTTGCCTGAGATTCCTGTTAAGATTTGTCATTACTTTAACAAAGGGTATTGTAAGCATGGAAATAACTGTAGATACGTTCATGGATATCCAACTCCGGAAAGCTTCTCCCAAGTTTTCAACGGAAATTTAAATGATGTAGTTACTGATGAACATGTTATCTCCCCTGGATCTCTAGAGAAACTAGAGATGGAGCTCACTCAGCTTCTCAAATCCAAAGAGGGTGACCCTGTTTCTATTGCTTCGTTGCCTATGTTGTATCATGAGATGTTTGGCAGAACACTTCAGGCCGAGGGTTATCTCACAGAAAGTCAGAGACACGGGAAAGCTGGATATAGCCTGACTAAACTCCTCGCCCGACTAAGAAACAGCATTCGTGTCATAGACAG GCCCCATGGACAGCATGCCGTTATTTTGGCTAAGGATATTCACAAATACTTGGAATGCAGTGGAGAAAGAAATGAACATGGAGCAATTGTAGCTGATTCTCGCCAGATTTATCTGACTTTTCCGGCTGAGAGTACCTTCAGCGAGCAAGATGTTTCCAACTATTTCAG TCATTTTGGACCAGTCCAAGATGTTAGGATTCCTTGTCAACAGAAGAGAATGTTTGGATTTGTAACTTTTGCTTACACAGAGACAGTTAAGCAGATCTTGTCAAGGGGGAATCCTCATTTAGTCTGCGATGCACGTGTTTTGGTGAAACCCTACAGGGAAAAGTCCAAGTTTGTAGATAG AAAATGCCCGGAGAAAGCTTATCAAGCTTCCTGTTATAATCATTTCTCTAATGCAGAATCTGAGCACCAATCTT TACATAGGAGGGCAATTGAGTTTGAGAAGAGACGTTTTCAGGAGTTGCAACATCATCAAATGCGTGTTGGCTACTCAGTAGAGGATTTGAAGCTCGCTTCAGAAG GGAATAGCGAACAACTAGAGTTCCCATCGACTGAGGGTTTTTCTTACGTGCTAGATGTATGGAACAATGGTTCCACCAGCAACAACAAAACTAGGCATGTTAAGACGAATCACTATGACCAAGAAAG TGGTCGAGGATTGAATCTTCCTGATAGCCCTTTTGCATCTCCAACAAGGAATAGCATTTGA